Proteins encoded by one window of Bubalus bubalis isolate 160015118507 breed Murrah chromosome 4, NDDB_SH_1, whole genome shotgun sequence:
- the LOC102411837 gene encoding LOW QUALITY PROTEIN: natural resistance-associated macrophage protein 2-like (The sequence of the model RefSeq protein was modified relative to this genomic sequence to represent the inferred CDS: deleted 1 base in 1 codon; substituted 1 base at 1 genomic stop codon), translating to MPDENASGDHGVSVSLGAINPARSNFSIPQSPGAHTEEPFTTYFDEKIAIPEEKHSCFSFRKLWAFTGPGFLMSIVDPGNIECDLQSGALAGFKLLWVLLLATTVGLLLQRLAARLGVATGLHLAEVCHRQYPRVPRILLWLMVELAIIGVDMQEVIGSAIAINLLSVGRIPLWGGVLITIADTLIFLFLDKYGLRKLEAFFGFLITIMALTFGYEYVTVKPSQTQVLQGMFLPSCSGCRTPQIIQAVAIVGAVITPHNIYLHSALVKSRQVDRANKQEVQEANKYFFIDSCIALFVSFIINIFVISVFAEAFFEKTNKQVVAVCKNSSSAHAHLFPDDNSTLTVDIYKGGVVLGCYFGPAALYIWAVGILAAGQSSTMTGTYSGQFVMEGFLNLKWSRFARVSLTRSIAIIPALLIAVFQDVEHLTGMNDFLNVLQSLQLPFALIPILTFTSLRPVMSEFANGLGWRIIGGIVVLVICFINMYFVVVYVQGLGHVALYVVAAVVSVAYLSFVFYLGWQCFIALGMSFLDCGHTHHLGLTVXPEELYLPNTVDADSLVSRWLTA from the exons AAAATGCTTCTGGAGACCATGGGGTCTCTGTCAGTCTTGGTGCCATCAACCCTGCCCGCAGTAACTTCTCAATTCCACAGTCCCCTGGGGCACACACAGAGGAACCCTTTACCACCTACTTTGATGAGAAGATTGCCATTCCTGAGGAGAAG CACTCCTGTTTTAGCTTTCGCAAACTCTGGGCTTTTACGGGACCAGGATTTCTTATGAGCATTGTGGATCCAGGAAACATTGAATGTGATTTGCAGTCTGGAGCACTGGCTGGATTTAAG CTGCTCTGGGTCCTTCTGTTGGCCACCACCGTGGGGCTCCTGCTGCAGCGCCTTGCAGCTCGACTGGGCGTGGCCACTGGGCTGCATCTGGCTGAGGTCTGTCACCGCCAGTACCCCAGG GTTCCACGAATCCTTCTGTGGCTGATGGTGGAGTTGGCTATCATTGGCGTAGATATGCAAGAAGTTATTGGCTCAGCTATTGCCATCAATCTCCTGTCTGTAGGAAG GATTCCTCTATGGGGTGGAGTTCTCATCACCATTGCAGATacccttatatttctttttttggacaAATATG GTTTGCGGAAGCTAGAAGCGTTTTTTGGTTTTCTCATCACTATTATGGCCCTCACGTTTGGCTATGAG TATGTTACAGTGAAACCCAGCCAGACCCAGGTCCTCCAAGGCATGTTCCTGCCATCCTGTTCAGGCTGTCGTACCCCACAGATCATTCAGGCTGTGGCCATCGTGGGTGCCGTTATCACACCACACAACATATACCTGCATTCTGCCTTAGTCAAG TCCAGACAGGTAGACCGAGCCAATAAGCAGGAAGTTCAAGAAGCCAATAAGTACTTCTTCATTGATTCCTGCATTGCTCTCTTTGTTTCCTTTATCATCAACATCTTTGTCATCTCAGTGTTTGCCGAAGCATTTTTTGAGAAAACCAACAAGCAGGTG GTTGCGGTCTGTAAAAACAGCAGCAGCGCCCATGCTCACCTTTTCCCTGATGATAACTCAACACTGACTGTGGACATCTACAAAGGG GGTGTTGTGCTGGGGTGTTACTTCGGGCCTGCCGCTCTCTACATCTGGGCGGTGGGGATCCTGGCTGCAGGGCAGAGCTCCACCATGACAGGAACCTATTCTGGCCAGTTTGTCATGGAG ggATTCCTGAACCTAAAGTGGTCACGCTTCGCCCGAGTGAGTCTGACCCGCTCTATTGCCATCATTCCCGCTCTGCTTATTGCTGTCTTCCAAGATGTGGAGCATCTAACAGGGATGAATGACTTCCTGAATGTTCTTCAGAGCTTACAA cttCCCTTTGCTCTCATACCCATCCTCACATTTACGAGTTTGCGGCCTGTGATGAGCGAATTTGCCAATGGATT AGGCTGGAGGATCATAGGCGGTATTGTGGTCCTTGTCATCTGTTTCATCAACATGTACTTTGTCGTGGTTTATGTCCAGGGTCTAGGGCACGTGGCATTGTACGTGGTGGCTGCAGTGGTCAGCGTAGCTTATCTGAGCTTTGTGTTTTACTTG ggttGGCAGTGTTTCATTGCACTGGGCATGTCCTTCCTGGACTGTGGGCACACG CACCATCTGGGACTGACAGTTTAGCCTGAA GAACTCTACCTTCCGAACACCGTGGACGCTGACTCACTTGTGTCTAGATGGCTGACAGCCTGA